In Papaver somniferum cultivar HN1 chromosome 9, ASM357369v1, whole genome shotgun sequence, the genomic stretch GATGAGAATTTCAGAGAGACAGTGAAGCTGGGTGACAATTCGAAGATGCAGGTGAAGGGAAAAGGGAGTGTTTTAATGATGGTGAATGGTATATCTCAAGTTGTCCCATGCGTGCTCTATGTTCCATATTTAACAAACAATCTTTTGAGCATTGGACAGCTTGCTAAGGGCTTGAGAATTGTTATTGAAAGAGGAAGGTGCGATATATATCATCCACAGGGGGGTTTGATCTCAGAGATTACAGTGTCTACTAATCAGATGTTCAAACTATTTGCAAACGTAAGACGAAAGGAGCAGATGTGTTTCTCTATTACTGAAGATATACCTCAGATGTGGCATCGTCGAATGGTCACTTGAATCTCAAAGGGATGAGAACACTTCAACAAAAGGGATTGGTGAATGGATTTCCTTTACATGGAGCCATGACAAGGGTGTGTTAAATGTGTTTACTTGGTAAGCAACACAGATTACCATCCCAGCTGAAACCACATGAAGAGCAACTCCAGTTATGCAACTCATCCATGTTGATATATGCGGGCCTATCAAACCTATGTCCAACGATGGAAAGAGGTACATCATTACATTCTTTGATGATTTTAGTCGAAAGACATGGATATACTTTCTTGTGCAAAAGTCAGAAGCATTTGATACTTTTAAACTGTTTAAGAGTCGTGTTGAGAAAGAAAAATGCATGTTTATTAAAGTTCTTCGCATTGATAACTTTTGCAGCGACAATGGCATACAAAGACAGTTGACAACTGCATACACTCCACAACAAGACGGTTTTGCAAAGAGGAAGAATCGAACTATCATGAATATGTTTCATAGCTTCCTTGTGGAGAAACACATTCCAAATACCTTTTGGGCAGAAGCTGTAAACTGGGAAATTCATGTGCTGAATAGAAGTCCAACACTTGCCGTGAAGAACAAGACTCCCGAAGAAGCTTGGAGTGGTGTTAAACCATCAGTCATCACTTTAGAGTTTTCGGCTGCATCTCACATGTTCATGTACCTGACAGTAGGCGCACCAAACTTAACAACAATTATGTGAAATGTGTACTTCTCGGAGTCAGTGAAGAATCAAAGGCTTATCGAATGTATGAACCCATCTCGCAAAGgataatagtgagtcgagatgttgTATTTGAAGAAGATAGTAGCTTACAGTGGGATAAAGAGTTTGAGAAATCTACTCTTGTTGATCTAGaatgggaagaagaagatgacacaGTTGTTTCAGCTAATGGAGATGCGACAATTGAAGTCCTTGATCAATCTGCTGCCGTAGTAAATCAACCTGCTGATACTACACCTGAAACCATCTCAAGCAGTGATGTTTCAATCTCCAATGATAGTTCTCCATCCCCAATTGCTCAAAGACGAGAAAGAAGACAGCCTGCATGGATGAAAGACTACACAAGTGGAGAGGGGCTATCAGAGAAAAAAGAAGATGCATCATTCCTTGCAATGATGGCCACCTCAACAGATCCTGTTCACTTTGAAGATGATGTGAGAAGCGCATCATGGAGGACAACAATGGATGCTGAAATTGCAGCGATTGAGAAGAACAATACTAGGGAATTAACTAATCTACCTGATGGTGCAAAGAAGGTCGGGGTGAATGGTTCTATAAGACAAAACTCAATGAACATGGTGAAGTTGAAAATCTTAAATCTCGATCGGTGGCAAAGGGATACACTCAAGAGTATGGTGTAGATTACACTGAGGTATTTGCACCAGTAGCTTGATTAGAGACAGTTCGACTGGTTATCTCTCTTGCTGCTCAAAAGGAATGGAGTATATACCAACTTGATGTCAAGTATGCCTTCCTTCATGGTGAACTCAGTGAAGAAGTGTTTGTTGCTCATCCACATGGTTACAAAATACAATGAGCAGAATATAAGGTATACAAGTTGAAGAAGGCTctatatggattaaaacaagctcCACGAGCTTGGTACAGTCGCATTGAGTCTTACTTTGCTAAAGAAGGATTTCTGAGGTGCCCTTATGAACACACACTCTTTATCAAAGTGGGAGAGGCAGGTACAATTTTCATTGTATGTATTTGTGTTGATGATCTTATATTCACTGGCAATGATGAGAAGCTGTTTGATGAGTTTAAGAACTCTATGATGCAAGAGTTTGACAGGAAAGACCTtagaagaatgagttatttactTGGTATAGAAGTAATGCGGAAAACTGGTGGGTATTTCATCTGTCAAAAGAAGTATACTGAAGAAATACAAGAGAAGTTTGGTATGACTGGTTGTAATTCAGTCCATAACCCAATTGTTCCAGGTTCTTAACTCAACAAGGATGAGAATGGAGTAAGGGTGGATATCTGTCAATACAAACAACTGATTGGGAGTCTCATGTACTTAACAACAACAAGGCTTGACATCGTGTTCGTGGTAATTCGCTTGAGCAGATTCATGGACTGCCCTACATAACTTCACTATAATGCAGCAAAAAGGGTGTTACATTATTTGAAAGGAACACTCGATTTTGGGATTCTCTACTGAAAGGGAGGAGATGAGAAGCTGGAGAGTTACACGGACAGTGATTATGCAAGTGATGTAGATGACCGCAAGAGCACATCAGGTTATGTTTTTTTAACGAGTTCTGGTGTTGTGTCTTGGTTATCAAAGAAGCATGTCATAGTTACACTGTCAACAACTGAAGCAGAATTTGTTGCAGCTGCTTCAACTGCAACACAAGCAGTCTGGTTACGAAGTATTTTGGAGTATTTGAATCAAGCACAAAGTGGTGAGCATACAATTATTCTCTTGTGATAACAGTTCAACCATTGCTTTGTCGAAAAATCCAGTTATACATGGTCGTTGCAAGCATATAAATGTCAGATTTCATTTTCTTTGTGATCTCACAAATGATGGAGTTATCAAGCTAGTTCATTGTCCCAGTCAAGATCGAATTACATATATAATGCAGAAGCCACTGAAGTTGAATGCTTTGTAAGGCTTAGAGGTCTGATGGGAATGCATTCAGAATCTGTGCTAAATTGAGTTCCAGGTTTCAGTTTAAGGGAGGAAATGTTGAAGTTGTTGAGTAGTCGAGTCTTTAGCAGTTATAAACCTTATTTTTCAGGGTGTAGTTGGTTGATTTATTCTTTCTGTTAGGTTACCAGTAGCACCACTACTGAGTCATGGTTGTTATGATCCTACTTTCTAGTTCTTGTACGACTATATATAGCCATCTTTATTTTCCTCTGAATAATAAGAAATACAGACTTTTCTATGACTATAGATGCCGACGTACCAATGATATTCGGTTCCCAGTTATGAAAATGTCAAAGGCTACTACCTACTGAATGTAACCGAGAAAAAAGAATGTGAATAAGGTTTCCATGGATTTAGTCATGGTGAGATCTGAACGAAAACAGTTGCATCATAAAATTTTAGCGTTTTACTCCTAGGTACCGATCCATGCCTTGCCTTAATCGAGAAAACACATgaattctccaaaaaaaaaaaaaaaaaaaaacggtaacTTAGTAGCATGCAAGAGCGAAGCAAGGCCGGCTTATCAATAAGCCAAATAACATAGTGTCTAATTTTGTTTCTTCATTCCTTTAtttatatataattgttttttttcaaaattagtcataaaaacccaaggtgaccaaacttgtggtacaaaaatcccactcaaatgttgggatccattaaaacttcatcgtaaacaaaattgatataaaaaccccaaatttttaaaaattgatacaaaaacccaaatttaaatgttggtttcatcataaatttgatgaaaccaacatttaaattttgggtttttgtgttaattttgttttgatgaggtttttgtgttacttttgttttgatgggttctTTGTGGAAGGATGATGACACCTGTgggattataactcgcggaccatttttttttactttcttttctttttgagtaTTTTAGTTTTACAATCATCTCAAATTGTCGGGAATTAGCTTTTTAAAATCTTTCTTTTGATGAAGCTTTAGAGCTGATAAATTACGAATCACCTTTATTGCTTTTCATTTTAAAACTAAAAAGCTAATGAGAATCTTTTGCTAATACGATATGCAACATAACTCTAATGGAAATTCGATAAAGCTATCTAAGCATTTTGTTATGCAGGCATGCTTAAAAAGTATGAGTATTACAATGCTGAACtcttaattttgttttgttttgttttagaaTCTCTTTTTGAGCTTACCAGTTCAATGCAAAAAGattattaaaaactaaaatcagctCAAATAACTCATGGTTAGGGCCGCGTTCATTAGTGTTTCATGTTGTACCCATTTTACAGATCATTAGTTAGGTAAGCCACTAATGACTAAACTATGTTGACAAAAGGTTGCATAACTGAATTATAATTAGATGATAAGATTTTCAATCGATAATTACAAAATCATGGGGCCTCAATATGGATAATTATCAGTACTCGATCACAGAAGCGATCAAGTTTCCTTGCTGGAATGTGTCATTAGAATTCCATAGAAACTCTTTCGTCTTTCCATGGTATCAAACACAGCCCAAGTGGCCATAGAAAGTCTCAAGAAAACTGGTTAGGTAGAGTTGCAGACAAGTGGGGCTTAGGAAACTCTGCCGATCAGCCTAGAGCAATCTAGATGCGCTTCGGATTCTAGATTGCAAAGcctgtaaaaataaaacagaataaAACAAACGGTAGAATCGCTGAAGATTGCATTCTTTTGTGTGATCATGCGCGACCATACACACAGACTCATGTCTAAATAACGTCGATGGGAAAGAATGTCTCGACCTATATTGGCCTTTCGCTTGTCTTTTCCCAGAGGATTTATACAGCACGTTTATAAGCCCTACTACTTCCACGTACAGCTATCAACTACGCATCAATATGAACAAACGAAATAAAAAGATACTCCCTCTATTACTTTTTAATAAGCCAGTtcctataaataaatatttcaaaaacatAGGTCAGTCttttaattgggaaagtcaaatgttactttaattttctgggaccatttttcttttaacttcttttgatgacaagtattatgtggaccatttcacttatttctttggctgacaagtgtcatgggaacCATTTTacttcactttttttattgacaagtgtctagaggaccactttcaataattagttctcttaatttccttaattttttcaaataaaaaactggcctattaaaaagtaaccgAAAGAGT encodes the following:
- the LOC113314291 gene encoding uncharacterized protein LOC113314291; protein product: MYEPISQRIIVSRDVVFEEDSSLQWDKEFEKSTLVDLEWEEEDDTVVSANGDATIEVLDQSAAVVNQPADTTPETISSSDVSISNDSSPSPIAQRRERRQPAWMKDYTSGEGLSEKKEDASFLAMMATSTDPVHFEDDVRSASWRTTMDAEIAAIEKNNTRELTNLPDGAKKVGVNGSIRQNSMNMVKLKILNLDRWQRDTLKSMV